A single window of Leptolyngbya ohadii IS1 DNA harbors:
- a CDS encoding universal stress protein, whose product MFQKVLVCTDFTDGLQRLVHFVPQLAASGIQQITFLHVLPLDSDRSIPKPDPEKERQVRDRLTLPPSAGRLAGDQAAGGVEIRVEVQWGRPVDAILHLAQAGGVDLILMGTPIRSLLAEKLFGSTLVSVCQRSAVPVMLFRPQLLSVYTNEELALRCQHLFRYLLVPYDSSRAADYLVQQIRQRAQTDGNVLEQCLLTWVITEGGRRELPKDYQIEEAKTRLAAAKTALESANLTIETRILRGEPIPEILLAAIDYDISAIAISSERFGKLSELSAPSFAGELLRRSGHPIIYFPFRRTAS is encoded by the coding sequence ATGTTTCAAAAAGTTCTGGTCTGCACTGACTTTACGGATGGGTTGCAGCGGTTGGTTCATTTTGTGCCCCAGCTTGCTGCGAGCGGTATCCAGCAGATAACTTTCCTCCATGTGCTGCCGCTGGACAGCGATCGATCGATTCCCAAACCTGACCCCGAAAAAGAACGTCAGGTGCGCGATCGTTTGACGCTGCCGCCTTCGGCGGGTCGGCTTGCCGGTGATCAGGCAGCAGGCGGCGTTGAAATTCGAGTTGAGGTGCAGTGGGGGCGTCCTGTGGATGCAATTCTCCATCTCGCCCAGGCTGGCGGAGTAGATCTCATTTTAATGGGCACGCCTATTCGGAGTTTGCTGGCAGAGAAACTGTTCGGCAGTACCCTGGTGAGTGTTTGTCAGCGATCGGCTGTGCCGGTGATGCTGTTTCGCCCACAGCTACTCTCGGTTTACACCAACGAGGAGCTGGCATTGCGCTGTCAACACCTGTTTCGGTACCTCCTGGTGCCCTACGATAGCTCCAGAGCAGCGGACTATTTAGTGCAGCAGATCCGGCAACGGGCACAGACGGATGGCAATGTGCTGGAGCAATGTCTGCTGACCTGGGTGATTACAGAAGGGGGACGGCGTGAACTGCCCAAAGACTATCAAATTGAAGAGGCAAAAACCCGACTGGCGGCGGCAAAAACAGCGCTAGAGTCTGCAAACCTAACCATTGAAACGCGAATTCTGCGTGGAGAACCGATTCCGGAAATTTTGCTGGCTGCGATCGACTATGACATCAGCGCGATCGCGATCAGCTCCGAGCGGTTTGGCAAACTCAGCGAACTGTCTGCTCCCAGCTTTGCAGGGGAACTGCTGCGCCGAAGCGGGCATCCCATTATCTATTTTCCCTTCCGTCGTACGGCAAGCTAG
- the hisS gene encoding histidine--tRNA ligase, with protein MSGIQAIKGTRDILSDEVGYWQWVESVARTILSRAAYREIRTPIFEQTDLFERGIGEATDVVGKEMYTFLDKGDRSITLRPEGTAGVVRAYIQRSLYAQGDTQRLWYTGPMFRYEQPQEGRQRQFHQLGIESIGSGDPRADVEVIALAIDILKTLGLDNLRLDLNSVGDPDDRRQYREALINYLTPYKASLDSDSQNRLERNPLRILDSKDPKTKEIVQDAPKIWDHFSPESQTRFEQVQQQLTDLGIAYRLNHCLVRGLDYYTHTAFEIIADTGLGAQNTVCGGGRYDGLVKELSGPQTPAVGWAIGLERLIILLRQASQAPAAPLDFYLVSRGDRAEPQATQLAQMLRHQGFSVELDLSGSAFGKQFKRADRSGATACLVLGDAEADSQTVQLKWLVSGQQESLSQADLSTKAEEFRQRLHQARA; from the coding sequence ATGAGCGGAATTCAAGCCATCAAGGGAACACGCGATATCCTGTCCGACGAGGTGGGCTACTGGCAGTGGGTTGAGTCCGTTGCCCGTACTATCTTGAGCCGTGCCGCCTATCGCGAAATTCGCACCCCCATCTTTGAACAGACCGATCTGTTTGAGCGGGGCATCGGCGAAGCGACAGATGTGGTCGGCAAGGAGATGTACACCTTCCTCGATAAGGGCGATCGATCGATTACCCTGCGACCAGAGGGCACGGCGGGCGTGGTGCGGGCTTACATTCAGCGCAGCCTTTACGCCCAGGGGGATACCCAGCGGCTCTGGTACACCGGACCCATGTTTCGCTACGAGCAGCCCCAGGAAGGACGGCAGCGGCAGTTTCATCAGCTTGGCATTGAGTCCATTGGCAGCGGGGACCCCCGTGCAGATGTGGAAGTGATTGCTCTGGCGATCGATATTCTGAAAACCCTGGGGCTGGACAATCTGCGTCTAGATTTGAACTCGGTGGGAGATCCGGACGATCGCCGCCAGTATCGCGAGGCGCTCATTAATTACCTCACTCCCTACAAAGCCAGCCTCGATTCGGACTCGCAAAATCGTCTGGAGCGCAACCCGCTGCGAATTCTAGACAGCAAAGATCCCAAAACCAAGGAAATTGTCCAGGACGCCCCAAAAATCTGGGATCACTTCTCGCCGGAATCCCAGACCCGCTTCGAGCAGGTACAGCAGCAGTTGACGGATCTAGGAATTGCCTATCGCTTAAATCACTGTCTGGTGCGCGGTCTAGACTACTACACCCACACGGCATTCGAGATTATTGCCGATACGGGGCTGGGGGCACAAAATACGGTCTGCGGCGGCGGTCGCTACGACGGACTGGTGAAAGAACTGAGTGGACCCCAAACCCCTGCGGTAGGCTGGGCGATCGGCTTAGAGCGACTCATTATTCTGCTGCGGCAGGCAAGCCAGGCTCCGGCTGCACCCCTGGATTTCTATTTGGTATCGCGAGGCGATCGGGCAGAACCGCAGGCAACCCAACTCGCCCAAATGCTGCGTCATCAAGGATTTTCAGTCGAGCTAGACCTGAGCGGCAGTGCCTTTGGCAAACAGTTCAAACGCGCCGATCGCAGCGGAGCAACCGCCTGTCTGGTGCTGGGAGACGCCGAAGCCGATAGTCAGACCGTACAGCTTAAGTGGCTGGTATCCGGGCAACAAGAGAGTCTTTCGCAGGCGGATCTCTCCACAAAGGCAGAGGAGTTTCGGCAGCGGCTTCACCAAGCTAGAGCATAG
- a CDS encoding NblA/ycf18 family protein: protein MSQPIELTLEQQFSLRSFETQVEHMSREQAQDFLIKLYEQMMVKENMYKHFLKHQWGIETANQYE, encoded by the coding sequence ATGAGCCAGCCTATCGAACTCACCCTGGAACAGCAATTCAGCCTTCGTTCGTTTGAAACCCAGGTCGAGCATATGAGCCGCGAACAGGCTCAGGACTTCCTGATCAAGCTCTATGAGCAAATGATGGTCAAAGAAAACATGTACAAGCACTTCCTGAAGCACCAATGGGGCATCGAAACTGCTAACCAGTACGAGTAA
- a CDS encoding cation:proton antiporter — protein MSAPWNLTLFRQRLKPSAKEPMDADAFKLTLQIVLAVIAGIGAQVLAEYLKIPGIVLLLLFGILLGADGVGLLHPTWFGNGLEVIVSLSVALILFEGGLTLNLRELDKVSGSLRNLVTLGVLITLLGGGMAAHWLGEFPWTIAFLYASLVVVTGPTVVSPLLKQVKVDRSVAVLLEGEGVLIDPVGAILAVVVLDIIRSGDADPLMILSGMLLRLGIGGGIGAIGGWLLGQFLRRATVVSDDLKNLVVLAGVWGLYELAQFIRSESGLMTMVVAGVVMGALELPAERLLRRFKGQLTTLAVSVLFILLAADLSIASVFALGWGALLTVLVLMFWVRPLNVWLCTWNSDLNWRQKLFVCWVAPRGIVSASVASLFAILLTERGISGGEAIKALVFLTILSTVFLQGLSAGWAARLLGITSTQATGVVIVGCNALSLLIARLFRDRGESVVLIDTDADACKLAQEENFTVFSSSALDTSVLEQAGLSRVGTFLVMTNNSEVNLVLAQRTAEEFDPPRVLAVFPSEVQSMQSSDTSRVQQAFADQISLKTWNGYLKDNAVKLGETTLRDTELLFQQAHLKALIRSGDLIPLLVERDDRLQVIPVTEEWQAGDRLIYLLHDPRPKLLRQLAGNNNKPLVIEKLPEVEEIPFSVSLN, from the coding sequence TTGTCTGCTCCGTGGAATTTAACGCTATTCCGCCAACGACTCAAGCCTTCTGCCAAAGAACCTATGGATGCAGATGCATTTAAGCTAACCTTGCAAATCGTTCTTGCCGTAATTGCAGGAATCGGGGCGCAGGTGCTAGCCGAATATCTCAAAATTCCAGGGATTGTCCTGCTGCTGCTGTTTGGCATCCTGCTGGGTGCGGATGGGGTGGGGCTGCTGCATCCGACCTGGTTTGGCAATGGGCTGGAGGTGATTGTGTCCCTCTCCGTGGCGCTGATTCTGTTTGAGGGCGGGCTAACCCTGAACCTGCGGGAGCTAGATAAGGTTTCGGGCAGTTTGCGGAATCTCGTCACCCTGGGCGTGCTGATTACCCTGTTGGGCGGCGGCATGGCGGCTCATTGGCTGGGCGAATTTCCCTGGACGATCGCCTTTCTCTATGCGTCGCTGGTGGTCGTCACGGGTCCTACGGTAGTCAGCCCATTACTGAAGCAGGTGAAAGTCGATCGATCGGTGGCGGTTCTGCTGGAAGGGGAAGGCGTGCTGATCGACCCGGTGGGGGCAATTCTGGCGGTCGTGGTGCTGGACATTATTCGCAGTGGGGATGCCGACCCGCTAATGATCCTGAGCGGAATGCTGCTGAGATTGGGGATCGGCGGAGGGATTGGGGCGATCGGCGGCTGGCTATTGGGGCAGTTTTTGCGGCGGGCAACGGTCGTTTCGGACGATCTCAAAAATTTGGTGGTGCTGGCGGGTGTCTGGGGACTCTACGAACTGGCGCAGTTTATCCGCAGCGAATCCGGACTGATGACGATGGTGGTGGCGGGCGTGGTCATGGGTGCGCTAGAGCTGCCTGCGGAACGGCTGCTGCGACGATTTAAAGGACAGTTGACCACCCTGGCAGTTTCAGTGCTGTTTATCCTGCTGGCGGCGGATCTGTCGATCGCGAGTGTGTTTGCCCTGGGCTGGGGGGCGCTCCTCACCGTGCTGGTGCTGATGTTCTGGGTACGTCCGCTGAATGTCTGGCTCTGCACCTGGAATAGCGATCTGAACTGGCGGCAAAAGCTGTTTGTGTGCTGGGTTGCGCCCAGAGGCATTGTTTCGGCGTCGGTGGCTTCCCTGTTTGCCATTCTGCTCACCGAACGGGGGATCAGTGGGGGAGAGGCAATCAAGGCGCTGGTCTTTCTGACGATTCTTTCTACGGTGTTTTTACAGGGCTTATCCGCAGGCTGGGCGGCGCGGCTCCTGGGCATTACCTCCACACAGGCAACGGGGGTAGTGATTGTGGGCTGCAATGCGCTGAGTCTATTAATTGCGCGTCTGTTTCGCGATCGCGGCGAGTCGGTGGTTCTGATCGATACCGATGCTGATGCCTGCAAATTAGCGCAGGAGGAGAACTTCACGGTATTTTCCAGCAGTGCCCTAGATACCTCCGTTCTCGAACAGGCGGGGCTGAGTCGCGTAGGCACATTCCTGGTGATGACCAACAACAGCGAAGTTAACCTGGTGCTGGCACAGCGAACTGCCGAAGAATTTGATCCGCCCCGCGTCCTGGCGGTTTTTCCCAGTGAAGTGCAGTCCATGCAGAGCAGCGATACCAGTCGGGTACAGCAGGCATTTGCGGATCAGATTTCGCTTAAGACCTGGAATGGCTACCTGAAGGACAACGCTGTGAAGCTCGGTGAAACCACGCTGAGGGATACGGAATTGCTGTTTCAGCAGGCACACCTGAAAGCACTGATTCGATCGGGTGATTTAATCCCGCTTCTGGTGGAAAGGGACGATCGGCTTCAGGTAATTCCGGTGACAGAGGAATGGCAGGCGGGCGATCGACTGATCTATCTGCTGCATGATCCGCGTCCGAAGTTGCTGAGACAGCTTGCCGGAAATAATAACAAACCGCTGGTGATTGAAAAGCTGCCGGAAGTGGAGGAGATTCCGTTTAGCGTGTCGCTGAACTAG
- a CDS encoding serine/threonine protein kinase: MIADANVGRVLRDRYHLRQLLGQGSMGRVYGADDEALGGIPVAIKFLSQALLNERMRERFEREAKTCAQLGQRSIHIVRVTDYGVDDEGIPFYVMEYLRGQNLSDLILQQSPELPRFLYRIKQICLGLQCAHRGIQVEGKICPIVHRDIKPSNILVSQNESLGELVKILDFGVAKVLQPEGHHTNCFMGTLAYASPEQMEGRELDARSDIYSLGVMMFQMLTGKMPLNVETHSFGGWYKAHHFQKPQPVSTVNPNLRVPKILENLVMSCLEKSPTDRPQSVSEILGTLEPLEERFGTGLQVAQRIKASLSRLPVTAGPKNLSLVGGDEIHRLATWPSQMPIAEIVFPKPLQTSQGLMPMLWVMLPRIEILKRVTCSRYNQFLFLEMPHPMLLWLTVLYNRGYDPRWLPCYLDLRSTPGRQMATLLGATGHYRILFFAQEEPQRCASVQNVTIAPAQCQLLNDWAMVGQSSRLPPNPTLSKDLLKQELEKIKPQILRKLEALYSSGSTAFHF, from the coding sequence ATGATAGCAGATGCTAATGTCGGGCGAGTTTTACGCGATCGGTACCACCTGCGCCAGCTTCTTGGTCAAGGATCAATGGGGCGAGTCTATGGAGCCGATGATGAAGCGCTTGGCGGCATTCCCGTTGCAATTAAATTCCTTTCCCAGGCGCTACTGAATGAGCGAATGCGCGAGCGGTTTGAGCGGGAAGCAAAAACCTGTGCCCAGCTGGGGCAGCGCAGTATTCATATTGTTCGCGTGACGGATTACGGCGTTGATGATGAGGGGATTCCCTTTTACGTAATGGAATATCTGCGGGGTCAAAATCTCAGCGATCTCATCCTGCAACAAAGCCCGGAGCTGCCTCGCTTCCTGTACCGCATCAAGCAAATTTGCCTAGGACTCCAGTGTGCCCACCGGGGAATCCAGGTCGAAGGAAAGATTTGCCCGATCGTCCACCGGGATATCAAACCCAGTAATATCCTGGTCAGCCAGAATGAGAGCCTGGGCGAGCTGGTTAAGATCCTAGATTTTGGCGTGGCTAAAGTGTTACAGCCGGAGGGGCACCACACCAACTGCTTCATGGGCACCCTTGCCTATGCCTCACCGGAGCAAATGGAGGGGCGCGAACTGGATGCCCGCTCAGACATCTACAGCCTCGGCGTGATGATGTTTCAGATGCTGACGGGCAAGATGCCGCTAAATGTAGAAACCCATTCGTTTGGTGGCTGGTACAAAGCGCATCATTTTCAAAAGCCGCAGCCCGTCTCGACTGTGAATCCCAACCTCAGGGTGCCCAAAATCCTTGAGAATCTGGTGATGAGCTGTCTGGAGAAATCACCGACCGATCGCCCGCAGTCGGTAAGCGAAATTTTGGGTACGCTGGAACCCCTAGAAGAACGATTTGGCACCGGGCTTCAGGTGGCACAGCGCATTAAAGCTTCCCTCTCCCGCCTGCCCGTCACGGCTGGACCCAAAAACCTGAGTCTGGTTGGGGGCGATGAAATTCACCGACTGGCAACCTGGCCCTCCCAGATGCCGATCGCGGAAATTGTGTTTCCCAAGCCGCTGCAAACCAGCCAGGGACTGATGCCGATGTTGTGGGTCATGCTGCCCCGCATTGAGATTCTCAAGCGAGTAACGTGCAGCCGCTACAATCAGTTTCTCTTTCTGGAAATGCCTCACCCGATGCTGCTTTGGCTGACGGTGCTGTACAACCGTGGCTACGATCCGCGCTGGCTCCCCTGCTATCTCGATCTCAGAAGCACTCCTGGACGACAGATGGCAACTCTGCTCGGCGCAACCGGACATTACCGGATTTTGTTCTTTGCCCAGGAAGAGCCTCAGCGCTGCGCCAGTGTGCAAAACGTGACGATCGCGCCTGCTCAGTGTCAGCTTTTAAACGACTGGGCAATGGTAGGGCAATCCTCGCGGCTGCCGCCCAATCCAACCTTGAGCAAAGACTTACTGAAGCAGGAACTTGAAAAAATCAAGCCGCAGATTTTGCGAAAGCTAGAAGCCCTCTACAGCAGTGGTTCAACGGCTTTTCATTTTTAG
- a CDS encoding response regulator transcription factor, translated as MTMGGEAQSTGTLSERELQIVELVAAGLTNQEIAEKLDISKRTVDNHISNILTKTETGNRVALVRWALQWGKVCIDEVNCCTLPISRESLPPAENMPGETMVSAEDSL; from the coding sequence ATGACAATGGGCGGCGAGGCGCAAAGCACTGGAACCCTGTCCGAGCGGGAACTCCAAATCGTTGAGCTGGTCGCGGCTGGCTTAACCAACCAGGAAATCGCAGAAAAGTTAGATATCAGCAAACGCACGGTAGATAACCACATCAGCAATATCTTGACCAAGACTGAGACCGGAAACCGGGTAGCGCTGGTTCGCTGGGCATTACAGTGGGGCAAGGTCTGCATTGATGAGGTCAACTGCTGCACCCTGCCGATTTCCAGGGAAAGTCTTCCTCCTGCGGAAAATATGCCGGGGGAAACTATGGTTTCTGCTGAAGATTCCCTCTAG
- the mltA gene encoding murein transglycosylase A gives MSRLPPEPAGTTHLPCQYAALPSPPHSPLPLHPIESSVLTGETGIDRQLWGNGTPADRRALLQAIDHSLTYLATPEAESAYANYSIPQFTRDRVRRSLIRFRQLVRNTQSPEELQAAVRREFDLYQSIGSDGQGTVKFTGYFEPVYAASRVQTAEFRYPLYALPPDLAEWTRPHPTRRELEGNDGLQGSRGRLRGLELVWLRDRLEAFLVQIQGSAQLQLTDGTRMSVGYAGRTDYPYVSMGRELINAGKIQPENLSLPVVIQYFRDHPNELNEYLPRNDRFIFFKETTGTPATGSLRVPVTADRSIATDKSLMPPGALALIHTEIPLANAQRQIVPQVVSRYVLDQDTGGAILGAGRVDIFMGTGQLAGDRAGRMLAPGQLYYLLLKE, from the coding sequence TTGTCTCGGCTTCCTCCTGAGCCTGCCGGGACTACTCACCTTCCCTGCCAATACGCAGCCCTCCCCTCCCCTCCCCACTCCCCACTCCCCCTCCACCCCATCGAATCATCAGTTCTAACGGGAGAAACCGGGATCGATCGCCAACTCTGGGGCAACGGAACTCCCGCCGATCGTCGGGCACTTCTGCAAGCGATCGACCATTCGCTGACTTATCTGGCGACTCCAGAGGCGGAATCCGCTTATGCGAACTATTCCATTCCTCAATTCACTCGCGATCGGGTGCGGCGCAGCCTAATTCGATTCCGGCAGCTGGTACGCAATACGCAATCGCCCGAAGAATTACAGGCAGCCGTGCGGCGAGAGTTTGATCTGTATCAGTCGATCGGCTCAGACGGGCAGGGAACCGTGAAGTTTACGGGTTATTTTGAGCCAGTCTATGCCGCCAGTCGGGTTCAGACCGCCGAATTCCGCTATCCGCTTTATGCGCTGCCGCCTGATTTAGCAGAATGGACTCGTCCCCATCCCACCCGGCGCGAACTGGAGGGAAATGACGGACTTCAGGGCAGTCGAGGCAGACTGCGGGGCTTGGAGCTGGTGTGGCTGCGCGATCGCCTGGAGGCATTTCTGGTGCAGATTCAGGGATCGGCTCAGCTTCAGTTAACCGACGGGACGCGGATGAGCGTGGGCTATGCGGGACGGACCGACTACCCCTACGTCAGCATGGGGCGGGAGTTAATTAACGCAGGCAAAATTCAGCCAGAAAACCTGAGCCTGCCCGTGGTGATTCAGTATTTCCGCGATCATCCTAATGAGCTGAACGAATACCTGCCGCGCAACGATCGCTTTATCTTCTTCAAAGAAACCACCGGAACTCCTGCCACCGGGAGTCTGCGCGTTCCCGTTACGGCGGATCGATCGATCGCGACGGATAAATCCCTGATGCCGCCGGGTGCCCTAGCTTTGATTCACACGGAAATTCCCCTTGCCAATGCTCAGCGGCAAATTGTGCCCCAGGTCGTGAGCCGCTATGTGCTGGATCAGGATACGGGTGGTGCAATTCTGGGAGCGGGGCGGGTCGATATTTTTATGGGAACGGGACAGCTCGCAGGCGATCGGGCAGGGCGAATGCTGGCTCCGGGACAGCTGTATTATTTGCTGCTAAAGGAATGA
- a CDS encoding N-acetylmuramoyl-L-alanine amidase: protein MSNFRRLTGVGAIVSGMAAIGIMTFADAARAEQVRAEQVRAEQPLSVVYPPDQHETTSDRIFLIGTAPAGETVTVNGQPIDRRSPAGHFAPSLPLQMGENVFTLKAGEQTLTLRVTRTDDQMPSPVGTAFAEGSLSPAENIARLPNEPICFSAVAPANATVSVTLQDRSIPLLPQPSAANLPPNSAVLTLQNQPIAANTTTTAATPYEGCTMFQSGTGMLLYGNNRITGAVPPAPSGGQDLGFPTFNLSLNGQTVTQQGSGKIELLSPDRLQVVEVTADPGAARTGPSTDYSRLTPLPQGTRAAVTARTGDWLRLDYGANNGVWIRASETQPVANAVPPQTVIRSIRSRQVGDWTEVLFPLQTPVPVSLQQDDRTFTLTLYNTTAQTDTIFIDDDPVIRRMDWQQPSPGQVQYTFHTKSDQQWGYRMRYEGTTLILSFRHPPTRTGRSLEGISIVLDPGHGGPEDLGSRGPNGYPEKDVALVISNLLRDRLEARGARVYLTREADVDLELRPRMDFIAEREPTIALSLHYNALPDNGDAENTAGVGAFWYHPQAHDLALFLHDYLVNRLDRPSYGTFWNNLALTRPTVAPTVLLELGFMINPAEFEWITDPQQQERLADALANGIQAWIDSRTSSSSSR from the coding sequence ATGAGCAATTTCCGCAGGTTGACTGGTGTTGGTGCGATCGTCTCTGGCATGGCAGCGATCGGGATCATGACTTTTGCAGATGCCGCGAGAGCAGAGCAGGTGAGAGCAGAGCAGGTAAGAGCAGAGCAGCCCCTTTCAGTGGTCTATCCGCCCGACCAGCACGAAACCACGTCCGATCGCATCTTTTTAATTGGCACGGCTCCCGCAGGCGAAACCGTCACGGTGAATGGACAGCCGATCGATCGTCGCAGTCCGGCAGGTCATTTTGCGCCCAGCTTGCCGCTCCAGATGGGGGAGAACGTCTTTACGCTTAAGGCGGGGGAACAAACCCTGACGCTGCGGGTAACTCGCACTGACGATCAGATGCCCAGCCCCGTAGGGACTGCCTTTGCGGAGGGATCGCTTTCGCCTGCGGAAAATATCGCCCGTTTGCCGAATGAGCCGATCTGCTTTAGTGCCGTTGCCCCTGCTAATGCCACCGTTTCTGTGACGCTCCAGGATCGATCGATTCCGCTCCTGCCCCAGCCGTCTGCTGCCAATTTGCCCCCTAATTCCGCCGTCCTGACGCTGCAAAATCAGCCGATCGCCGCAAATACCACAACCACAGCTGCCACTCCCTACGAGGGCTGTACAATGTTTCAGTCGGGCACTGGAATGCTGCTCTATGGCAATAACCGGATTACGGGTGCGGTTCCGCCTGCGCCGAGTGGCGGTCAGGATTTAGGTTTTCCAACGTTTAATCTCAGTTTAAATGGGCAAACGGTCACACAACAGGGCAGCGGCAAAATCGAACTGCTCTCGCCCGATCGGCTTCAGGTGGTTGAAGTGACTGCCGATCCGGGAGCTGCCCGCACCGGACCCAGCACCGACTACTCTCGCCTTACTCCCCTGCCCCAGGGCACCAGAGCCGCTGTGACTGCCCGTACCGGAGACTGGCTGCGGTTAGATTATGGAGCCAATAATGGAGTCTGGATTCGCGCCTCGGAAACCCAGCCCGTTGCCAATGCAGTCCCGCCCCAGACGGTCATCCGCAGCATTCGTTCCCGCCAGGTGGGTGACTGGACAGAAGTGCTGTTTCCCCTGCAAACGCCCGTCCCAGTGAGCCTCCAGCAGGACGATCGCACCTTTACGTTGACCCTTTACAACACGACTGCCCAGACCGACACGATCTTTATTGATGACGATCCGGTGATTCGCCGCATGGACTGGCAGCAGCCCAGCCCCGGACAGGTGCAGTACACCTTCCACACCAAGTCCGACCAGCAGTGGGGCTACCGGATGCGCTACGAGGGAACCACGCTGATTTTGTCCTTCCGCCATCCGCCAACTAGAACCGGACGCAGCCTGGAAGGCATTTCGATCGTCCTCGATCCGGGACATGGGGGACCAGAGGATTTAGGGTCAAGAGGTCCGAACGGCTACCCCGAAAAGGATGTTGCTCTGGTGATATCCAACCTGCTGCGCGATCGCCTGGAAGCCAGGGGGGCAAGGGTCTATCTGACGCGAGAAGCGGATGTGGATCTGGAATTGCGTCCCCGGATGGACTTTATTGCTGAACGAGAACCCACGATCGCCCTTAGCCTCCACTACAATGCGCTGCCGGACAATGGCGATGCCGAAAACACAGCAGGAGTAGGAGCATTCTGGTATCACCCCCAGGCACACGATCTGGCTCTCTTCCTGCACGACTATCTGGTGAACAGGCTCGATCGCCCCTCCTATGGCACCTTCTGGAATAATCTGGCTCTGACTCGCCCGACGGTTGCGCCCACCGTACTGCTAGAACTGGGCTTTATGATTAATCCTGCTGAGTTCGAGTGGATCACCGATCCTCAACAGCAGGAGCGACTGGCGGATGCGCTGGCAAATGGGATTCAGGCATGGATTGATTCCCGAACAAGTTCGAGTTCTAGCAGATAG